The following are encoded together in the Aciduricibacillus chroicocephali genome:
- the ribE gene encoding riboflavin synthase, which yields MFTGIIEEKGVVRRLVQRSAHAYEIEIGAKRIMEDISLGDSIAINGVCLTVTAFDQASFKADIMPETYHATNLAKLISGSEVNLERAMSANGRFGGHFVSGHVDGTAKILDKQPLENAIIFNISIPDGFAKYFLRKGSVAVDGISLTLFHVDPDSFSISIIPHTAAETTLGSKRKGDIVNIECDMLAKHVWQMTDRQHSQESDSTITRQNLAAAGFLEGGL from the coding sequence TTGTTTACAGGAATTATTGAAGAGAAAGGTGTTGTGCGACGTCTTGTACAGCGTTCAGCGCACGCCTATGAAATTGAAATTGGAGCAAAGCGCATTATGGAGGACATTTCTCTCGGTGATAGCATCGCCATTAATGGTGTATGTCTTACCGTTACAGCATTTGATCAAGCGTCTTTCAAGGCAGATATAATGCCGGAAACCTATCATGCTACGAATTTGGCAAAACTTATTTCCGGTTCAGAAGTGAATCTTGAGCGCGCAATGTCTGCGAATGGTAGATTTGGCGGCCACTTCGTCTCAGGGCATGTAGATGGCACTGCTAAGATTCTCGATAAACAACCATTAGAAAACGCCATTATATTCAATATTTCCATTCCAGATGGATTTGCGAAATACTTTCTACGAAAAGGTTCGGTTGCAGTCGATGGTATCAGCCTTACCCTGTTCCATGTAGATCCTGATTCATTCAGCATCTCGATCATCCCTCATACAGCGGCTGAAACGACGCTCGGAAGCAAACGAAAAGGTGATATCGTCAACATTGAATGTGACATGCTGGCAAAACATGTTTGGCAAATGACTGACCGACAGCATTCTCAAGAATCAGATAGCACGATTACCCGTCAAAATCTTGCCGCAGCCGGATTTCTTGAAGGAGGCCTGTAG
- the ribB gene encoding 3,4-dihydroxy-2-butanone-4-phosphate synthase — protein MNTIEEAIADLQKGKAIIVADDANRENEGDFIALADRIDRQMINFMITHGKGLVCTAINSQIAKHLNLPMMTENSTDPLGTAFTISVDHASTTTGISADERALTIRALADPQSLPEDFKRPGHVFPLIAKDEGVFERRGHTEAAVDFAKLSNAAPAAVICEIIKEDGSMARLPDLMKLASEWDLKLVTIEELVNYKKQQAISAY, from the coding sequence ATGAATACGATTGAGGAAGCAATTGCTGATTTGCAAAAAGGTAAAGCAATCATCGTCGCGGATGATGCAAATCGAGAGAATGAAGGAGATTTCATTGCGCTTGCCGACCGAATTGACAGACAGATGATTAATTTCATGATTACTCATGGCAAAGGCCTCGTATGCACAGCTATCAATAGCCAGATCGCAAAACACCTGAACCTGCCCATGATGACTGAGAACAGTACAGATCCGCTCGGTACAGCTTTTACTATTAGTGTTGATCATGCAAGTACAACGACCGGCATCAGTGCAGATGAGAGAGCACTCACGATTCGAGCACTCGCTGATCCGCAAAGCTTGCCAGAAGATTTCAAACGTCCGGGACATGTTTTTCCTTTGATTGCCAAGGACGAAGGTGTGTTCGAACGACGAGGCCATACGGAAGCCGCAGTCGATTTTGCTAAATTAAGCAATGCAGCACCAGCAGCGGTTATTTGTGAAATTATAAAGGAAGACGGCTCCATGGCTAGACTCCCTGATTTAATGAAGCTGGCGTCTGAATGGGACTTGAAGCTAGTTACAATAGAAGAACTCGTGAATTATAAAAAACAACAGGCCATCTCAGCATACTGA
- the ribH gene encoding 6,7-dimethyl-8-ribityllumazine synthase, with amino-acid sequence MGKTFEGNLVGTDLRIGIAVARFNDFITSRLLSGAEDTLKRHGVQEENIDVAWVPGAFELPIIAKKMADSGRYDAVIVLGTVIRGATPHFDYVCNEAAKGTSNAALASGTPVIFGVLTTETIEQAIERAGTKAGNKGGESATAAIEMANLLKQFS; translated from the coding sequence ATGGGAAAAACTTTTGAAGGAAATCTTGTTGGGACAGACTTAAGAATCGGCATTGCCGTAGCGAGGTTCAATGACTTCATTACAAGCAGACTGCTTTCAGGTGCAGAAGATACTTTGAAGCGACATGGTGTACAAGAAGAAAACATTGACGTCGCCTGGGTTCCAGGCGCATTTGAATTGCCTATTATCGCAAAAAAGATGGCTGATAGCGGTCGCTATGATGCTGTTATCGTATTAGGTACAGTTATCCGCGGGGCAACACCTCACTTTGACTATGTTTGCAATGAAGCGGCTAAAGGGACATCCAATGCAGCACTTGCAAGTGGAACACCTGTCATCTTCGGTGTGCTAACAACTGAAACGATTGAACAGGCTATTGAACGTGCTGGTACAAAAGCCGGTAATAAAGGCGGGGAATCTGCAACAGCCGCAATCGAAATGGCTAATTTGCTGAAGCAATTTAGTTAA